A window of Pusillimonas sp. DMV24BSW_D genomic DNA:
GGGCGGATACGCCGCAAGCCCATCCAAAGAAGCACTGAGCACTTCCTTGATGAAAGGCGGCGTATCGTGCTTGGGTTCACCAATTGATAGGCTGATCGGGTTGGAATGAGGCGCGGCGGTATTTTGCGCTAATAGCTGTCGAAGTTTTTCGAACGGATAAGGATGCAGGTTGCCAAGAAGCGGGTTCATTATGTTGTATGCGCTGGTTGCGTGTAGCCGGCCATTTTAACAAGCCCCAAAAACTTGTTTATATTGCGTTCTGGTTTTACTGAGGCAGGTTTCTACTGTTATACTATCTGGCTTCCCATACATGCGAACGTGGCGGAATTGGTAGACGCACCAGATTTAGGTTCTGGCGCCGAGAGGTGTGAGAGTTCGAGTCTCTCCGTTCGCACCATCTATTCTTGGCTTGTAGGTCACCGACAAGGCCGTTCGGCCGGACTTAATGTTTCAGATATTTTGACTGATACCATTTCAAGGGCAGGTAGCCAAACGCAATAACAATCATGCTTCCGATGATGGTGTCCAATAATCGTTGAATCGCGTAATTTATATCGGCGCTGCCAGGTAGAATGATGTTAATCAACATCAAGATTAATGGTGTCAGAAAAACGGCCTGCAGGGCATACGAGTATTTCATTGCCCAAGGTAATATGCCGGCCAATACGGCCATAATCAGAACAAAAGCATAACTTTTGGGAATGACGATTAAGATCAACACGCCGAGGATAACGCCCAGTAATGTTCCGGTTATCCGTTGGCGAGCCCGTTTATGAATTGGGCCCAGGTCAGGTTTCATGATGAGTCCTACGGCGAGTGGAATCCAGAACCAATGTGGATTATCATCAACCCAGTGAATGCCATAGGCGATGCCCAGGCATACTGCTAAGGCGCCGCTCTGCGCATATTGAAAACCTGATGGTTTTACAAAATTAAACTCT
This region includes:
- a CDS encoding FUSC family protein; its protein translation is MLDNIMAGMWVAMGCLMMITGEISGRYRDVYRAMLISALIGSLGYLAGYLHILPWSIVVVMMMLSGAVAQLLSGVSHTLSIAMLQFLLLASIALGVPSINNFWMPVFLYLAGMALYALVLSIEIVICKYNTLQSKNKYKTSKAADQSPKSKSVEFNFVKPSGFQYAQSGALAVCLGIAYGIHWVDDNPHWFWIPLAVGLIMKPDLGPIHKRARQRITGTLLGVILGVLILIVIPKSYAFVLIMAVLAGILPWAMKYSYALQAVFLTPLILMLINIILPGSADINYAIQRLLDTIIGSMIVIAFGYLPLKWYQSKYLKH